Proteins from a single region of Gossypium arboreum isolate Shixiya-1 chromosome 1, ASM2569848v2, whole genome shotgun sequence:
- the LOC108482165 gene encoding uncharacterized protein LOC108482165 isoform X2 — MRAGCGHARLSTIASPFNLVVINAQRESQSVAGMYGVEKPSVSVSTLSMKATGGYSCGAKQMGNPRVFENYKKLGPIGLDFSFRYWAIVGSVLGIMGLCWAI; from the exons ATGAGAGCAGGTTGCGGCCATGCCCGATTGTCCACCATCGCATCACCATTCAATCTGGTGGTCATCAATGCGCAAAGAGAGTCCCAG TCCGTTGCAGGTATGTATGGCGTGGAGAAGCCGTCCGTGAGCGTGTCGACATTGAGCATGAAGGCCACTGGTGGCTACAGCTGTGGCGCAAAACAGAtgggaaaccctagggttttcgAAAACTATAAAAAACTCGGGCCTATCGGGCTTGATTTCTCATTCAGGTATTGGGCCATTGTTGGGTCTGTTTTGGGTATAATGGGGCTTTGTTGGGCCATATAA
- the LOC108482165 gene encoding uncharacterized protein LOC108482165 isoform X1, translating into MKPIFFDLKIPYIRTLKKLKKWEQVNESRLRPCPIVHHRITIQSGGHQCAKRVPGMYGVEKPSVSVSTLSMKATGGYSCGAKQMGNPRVFENYKKLGPIGLDFSFRYWAIVGSVLGIMGLCWAI; encoded by the exons ATGAAACCTATTTTCTTTGATCTTAAAATCCCCTATATCAGAACCTTAAAAAAACTAAAGAAATGGGAGCAAGTAAATGAGAGCAGGTTGCGGCCATGCCCGATTGTCCACCATCGCATCACCATTCAATCTGGTGGTCATCAATGCGCAAAGAGAGTCCCAG GTATGTATGGCGTGGAGAAGCCGTCCGTGAGCGTGTCGACATTGAGCATGAAGGCCACTGGTGGCTACAGCTGTGGCGCAAAACAGAtgggaaaccctagggttttcgAAAACTATAAAAAACTCGGGCCTATCGGGCTTGATTTCTCATTCAGGTATTGGGCCATTGTTGGGTCTGTTTTGGGTATAATGGGGCTTTGTTGGGCCATATAA